TTTGGCGTTCTTCAGCGGTTTCTTCGGGCGCATACCAATTCGAGAGGTTTCCACTCCATCGCCACAGATATCCGGTTTTTTCGAGCGACACCTGATTCATCACCTCCAGCATGCCTTTGACGGACTCGGAAGGTTCGAGCATGAAGCGGTCTTTGGGTGGCGTTCCTCCAGAGGTCATCGCAGTCCGCACCCAGCTAGGGTCGATACCTCCTACGGTGATACCGTGTGGAACCAAGTCGGTGCCCAGTAATGAAACCAAGCGATGTACGGCGGCCTTTGAGCATGGATACGAAAATTGGCTCCCCGGTTTGTCTTTAGGGTCTGGATGGCGCAATGCCCCGGTGCGGGATGTGAGGATGAATACTTTGCCTGAGGTCTCTTCGAGCTTAGGCAAGAGCGCCCGTGTGAGCTCGAGGGGACCAAAGAGGTTCACTTGAAACACTTTGAGCATCTCAATACTCTGAAAATTGCTCAGTCCTTCCTTCCCATTCCCCACGATGCCCGCGTTATGGATGAGTAAACCGACACCGCCCGAGAGTTCATTGAGCGTTTCTGCGCTGGCCGTTAGGCTCTCTGGATCGCTGACATCCAGCTGGACTGTCTTTAGAGCATGCCCGTGCGTATCTTGAAGTTTTTTGAGTTCTCCGGCTTCGTCTGGATTGCGGCAACATGCAACAGTCAAGTGTCCTGCTTCCAAGAGCTGTCGTGTAAACTCGAGGCCGATTCCTCGGTTAGCACCGGTTACGACGGACCAATTTTGCGGGTTGGTTTCGTCTACCATGATTTCCGATATAATTCGATGATTTCGTCTGCTTCTGGAACGCGTGGGTTGTTGTCCGGGCTGCCGGAAGCGAGAGCGTCGATGGCCATCTTGCCAATCTGAGCTTCAAAGACTTGTGATGTGACACCTTTGCAGCCAGAGAGCTTTGGCAGGTCCAGACTCCTGTTGAGGCGCTCGAGCCAAGCGACTAGTTTTGTGCACGCCGTTTCATCAGAGTCTTCATCAGATGCTGCATTCAGCGCGCGTGCGATGGCTGCATAACGATCCGGGCTCGCGCTTGTAGAGTAATCGGTAACCGTGGGAAGAAGAATAGCGTTGGAAAGGCCGTGAGGCAGGTGGAAAACAGCTCCGATGGGTCGGCTCATTCCGTGGACTAGGCAGACGCTACTGTTCGCGAATGCCATACCGCCCTGAGTTGCTGCGAGCATCATACCCTCCCGAGCCAGCCTGTTGTCCGGGTCGTTCCAAGCTGTTTCCAGATGTTGGCCGACCAGCCGGATACAGGATAAGGCCAGAGGGTCAGTCATCGCGTTTGCCTTACGCGAGACATACGCCTCGATGCCGTGCGTGAGTGTGTCTACGCCTACTGCAGCTGTCAGCGGCTTGGGCATGCCCATAGAATACGTGTAATCGACGATTGCAGCGCTGGGTAATAGCGGCGCGCTGAGCATCATCATTTTGACGTTGGATTCCGTGTCGGTGATGACTGCTACTTTTGTCGCCTCACTTCCAGTTCCTGCGGTGGTGGGCATCGCGATCAAAGGAATGCCGGGGTTCACTATTTTATGTAACCCCATGTATTTTGATAGGGGTCCCGCGTTGGCTTGGCTGATAGCGATAACTTTGGCGGCGTCGATAGGCGAGCCACCGCCCAAGGCGACGACTAAGTCGGCATGGTGCTTTTTGAGGGCTTCAACCCCAGCAGCGACATTGAGATCGGTAGGGTCGGGCTGAATCTCATCGAAGATAGCGACTGACAACCCGGCTGCGGTCATGAGACGAACCAGGTCATCTGCGAAGCCCAATGCTACCACTCCGGGGTCCGTGACGAGCAATACGCGGCTGCCGCCGAGCTGTTTTGCCAAGGCGGGTAGTTGCTCGCGGCTGTCGCCTCCATAAATTATGGTGGCAGGAAGATCTAAACGGTAGGACATATTACTAGATCTGAATGGTTCGCATCATTGTAAGGAGCTTTGACGTTGGCCTAGAGCTGCTCGGCATCCTCATTCATTATCCATTACCACCCCAATTTGCGGACATAATTACTATCCCAGCGCGAAAATACTACCTTCTGGCGGGTGTAAAAACGAACACCTTCCATACCTTGAACGTGCAGATCGCCGAAGAATGACTGGTTCCAGCCAGAGAAAGCAAACTGGCTGATCGCTGCTGGAACCCCCACATTGACTCCGATCATACCGCAGGGAGCTTTCCTAGCGATTTCACGAGCGGCACCTCCGTTGCTTGTAAAGATGACCGCGCCATTGCCATAGCCACTCAAGCTCATCCATTCGATTGCCTCGTCCAGAGATTCTGGCCGCCCTACGGAGAGAATCGGACCAAAGACTTCGTCGCGTGCCAAGTTCATATCGGGTGTCACGTGATCGACGATGGTCGGGCCGACGAAGAATCCTGAATTGGGCAGCCCTCGGCGACCGTCAGAAGCGAGCTGAGCTCCCTGTCCGGCAAGGTTTTCGATGGTGTTGAGCAGACGTTCTCGAGCGGCTCCATCGATAACGGGGCCCATGTCACTGTCAGGATTAGAATCCGTGGGCAAAATCTTAAACTTGTCAGCCATATCAGAAAGGCGATCTACAATGCCTTGCCCTGCCTGTTCGAGGCCGAGAACCACGGAGCCCGCCATGCAGCGTTGGCCAGCACAACCAAACGCCGCACCTGCAATAGCACGCACTGTGGATTCGGGATCCGCGTCGGGCATAACAATCATCACGTTTTTTGCGCCGCCAGCAGACTGTACGCGCTTACCATGGGAGGTCCCCGTGGTGTAGACATGTTTGGCAACGCGTGTCGAGCCGACGAAACTGATTGCTGAAATGTCAGGGTGTTCGCACAGAGCATCTACCGCTTCGCGGGCACCCTGAACGACGTTGAGTACCCTATCCGGCAGGCCTGCTTCTTTGGCTAGCTCTGCCAAGCGATTCGCAGTTAAGGGCGTCTTTTCACTAGGCTTCAGGACGAAGGTGTTACCGCACGCAATGGCTAGGGGAAACATCCACATAGGTACCATTGCGGGAAAATTGAATGGGGTGATTCCCGCGCAGACTCCAAGCGGTTCATAGGTCGATGCCCCGTCCATGGTGCTCGCAATTTGAGGTAAGGTTTCGCCCTTGATTAAATGCGGGATACCGCAGGCGAAATCTACGACTTCGATGCCCCGACGCACATCTCCTTTGGCTTCTGGAAGGGTTTTACCGTTTTCCTTCACAACCAGGCCTACGAGTTTAGAAAAATGCTCTTCTAAAAGCGCCTTGTAGCGGAAAAGAACGGTCGCGCGCTTGAGCACAGGCGTGGTGCTCCATCCGATAAATGCGTTTTTCGCTGACTGAACCGCTTGGTCGATCTCTTGGCGGCTCGAATGCGGAGTTTGGCTGAGGATTTCACCCGTCGAAGGATTGTAGACCGGTGTGTGTTGGGTGGCGTTGGAGGTTATCCACTCGCCGTTGATGTAGGAAGGAGTGATTGTCATGTCCTTTTTATTGAGAACTAATGGGTTCAGGAAAGCGGGTGGTGTTTATTAGATTTGATGCGTTGCCTTGTAACTGAGACGAATCGGGCTATCTCCGATTCTAGAATGAGCCGTCGCGTTCGTCGTAGTGAGTCGGCTTGTGGTGGAGAGGCATGTCGCGTTGGAGCCAATCGGCGTTCCAACGGATCATCGTATCCAGGTCTACCACGGGGTCGCCGAAGAGATGATGGACTTCGCTGTTGTCATTATGCCAGGCATCCGACTGTTCCTCTCGCTGAAAAACAGGGTCGCAGCCAAAAATTTCACCAAACTTATGATCCACTTCGCGTATATGAGAGGTGTGGGGGGCTCCGATATTAATCGCCGTGGCTGGAGTGGTTCCATGGCAAAGGCAACGGAGGATGTGAGACGTAGAATCTCCTTGCCAGATCACGTTGGCCACACCGGTCCGGATATCTATGGGCTCTTTAGCGCGGACTTTAAGGGCAACATCCATGAGTACTCCATAGCGGCAGTCTATGGCGTAGTTGAGTCGTGCGAGGCGGCCAGGGCTGTTGGTTTTTTCCGAAAAATACTGGAATACACGTTCTCGCGCTACGCAGGAATTTGGATACTCGCCAACGGGAGTGGGTAGGGTATTTTCCGGGCTCGCCCCGGGGCCATCTATTGAGGCGAAAGGGTAGACACAGAGCGTTGAGAAAGCCACAAAGCGAGTACCGGCAAACTGTTCGCCAATGTAGGTGGGGACCACCGCGTTCATGGCCCACGTAAAGGGCTCCAAACCGGCCGTCCCAAATTTTTTGCCCGCCATGTATACCACATTAGATACTTTAGGTAGGGCGGCTACGGCCTCGCGGTCGAGTAGGTCGCAGGTGATGGTCTCTACGCCAGCGGCTTCTAAACGTCGTTTGACCTCAATGTCGCTAAAGCGGGCCACACCAATGACTCTTTTCGACGGTGCTGCTCGTTTCGCCATCATAGCCAATGTCGGACCTACCTTACCTCCAACACCAAGAACTAAAATATCGCCCTCGAGTTTGGCGAAGTCGTCCACTAGGCCTTGTGTAGGCATCGAGAGTAAATCCTCTAAGGCATCTACCGAGTCGAAGTGAGCGGGAAGATTGTGTGTAGAAATAACAGGAATTTTTGCCATCTTATTTGAAACTATCATTTCCACCTTGATTGAAAAGCGGCACTAAATGTATCCTGATACATTATGAGCGAAAAGCGCTTGCCCGGACATCGCGAGATTGCAGCAGCCTGCGGTTTTTCCACTGCGACGGTCAGTCGAGCACTGGCTGGGCATCCGGGGGTGCGTGAGTCGACGAAGCAGGCTGTGCAGAGAGCAGCGCGCGCACTTGGCTACCAAACGGATCCTCGCATGGCCGCTCTTAGCCAAAGACGTTGGCAGTCTGGGCGATCTTCGGGCACGGTTAAGATATTGGTCTTGGTCGATAGCTTTACCTTTTCTGAAAAGAATGCTCCAAAATTCGCCGTCTTGAATGAAGCTGCCACTGGCTATGGGTATGAGCTTGAATACCTCGTCGCTGAAAAGGTGATCGGGCAAGGCGCGCGAATAACACGAGAGCTCGTTTCTAGAGGAATCAGAGGCATCTTGGTGAACGTCCATAGAACTGATGTCTTACCCGACCTCGCTTGGAACGAGTTCTGTGTCGTGATGGTAGGCGAAGAGCACCCGGATTTGCCCTTTCACCGCGTGGGAACCAACTGGCGCCAGGGCTTCGACTTGGTGACAGCTGAGATGCGCCGCGTCGGCTGTTCTGTGGGCTTTTGTATTGTCCGCTACGGTGTGGAGCAGGGGGTTATTGGAACAGAATTGAACCGTTTAGTCTTGTCAGAGGCGCTCCTGCATCGAGAAGAATTTTCTGCCGCGGGATATGGTGATGCGCCTTTATTTCGATTTGATACGGAAGAGTCTGGTGTGGAACAACGCTTCCGATCGTGGAAGGAACAGCATAACATAGACGTGTGCCTGTGTAATAATTTGGAGCCACATTATTGGTTAGAAAACATGGGATCCGAAATTCGAAATCAGACGAAGCTGTATGCATTTCCCTTGTCACAAGAGGCGGCCATTCTGGGCATTCCTGGATGTGATCTGAACCTGGGAACAAGAATATCTGAAGGGCTACGTTTGTTGCACCAGAGCCTGCTATTGGATGACCGAGGACATTCCAAAGTGCCTAAGACAGTTTTAATTCCCGTGTCTGCGATTGGGTTCTGACACCTGCCGTCTTTGAGTGACAGCTATTTTGGGACAGAGCATGAAACTCCGAAAATGTGTTCTACATGGAACATAAGCAAGCCCCCGGTGCGATCGAACGCACCGGAGGCTTTAGTACCCTGTTGCTTGTTGTCTCCCTAAAATTCTATAGACCGTATTCCATCGCTGGGGGAAGGGGTAAGTCGCGTGGATCATCCAGGGTCAAGTCTACGGAACTGATGGACGTGCTAGAGCTCGGCGCGGCTGGAGCGATTGAACCGTCGAACCCATATTGCTCGTCCGTGGAATTAGACCCGAAAGCAAATGCTGCTGTTGTCAGTGTGACAGCGAGGAGGGCTGCGACACCGCGTCTGATAGATTTGCGAGCATAGATCTCATTAAGCTTTTGATTGAGGAAGGTTTTTTGGAATCGTTCACGATCCAACAATGGGTGACCAGAGATCGGTGACTCAGATTGAGCAATAGAAGATGTGTTTCTATGTGATGCGGTATGGCAGGTATTCATGGCAGTGAATGGGTTAGCAGGTTAGGTATTGATGATGGTGAAAGAATACCTCACCTCACCGCCTTTTGTTATCCAGCGTTCCGCGTAAACGTGTGCGTAATTTCCCGTATTTGTTTTGGGGAAGTGGTGTATTCTTCTTTAGATCCCTACTCCTGAGGGCATTCCAGTGCTACTGTGGTTACCGGGCTCTATGGCCACGGGTGCGGCTTCAATGTAGATAATAAGGAACGCATGGGAGACTCCACAAAGATTGGAAGCAACCTTTCAAATTGGGAATTTAGGCTAATCCTACCGGGTCTGATTTCGATCGATGTCAGCAGTCCGTGTTAGTGAGAACCTCCTATCTGAAACGGCATCGGATAAGGCCGCTTTCCCGAGAGTGCCGAATTCCAGACGCAAGATCAATCCATAGCGAAGATCACTGTCGTCATGTCTTTCCCAAAGAGAGACTGTTTTTGACATCAGTCGAAATCACATCCGAGCATACTCGCCAAAAATAAATTGAAGCATCTCAGTAATCGATACATGCTTTTCTAGTGGTTACAATCGAGCAGCTAAAAAGGGTTATTTCACCTTTGTGCGAAAAATACGAAATAGCGTATGTGGATGCTTTCGGTTCTATTGCGCGATCGGAACAGACCCAACAAAGCGACATCGACTTAATCATCGAGTTTTCAGAGCCTCGGAAAGATAGAATTTCAAGGCGCTTTTTTGGTTTCCTGCACGATGTCGAAGATCAGTTTGATAGCAGGGTTGATCTGCTTACAGAAAACTCGATCAGAAATCCATTTCTCAAAGAAAAAATAGATCAAGACAGAATTAGAATCTATGGTGATTGAGATTCAGAAGTGGCTATTTGATGCCCATGATGCTTCTCAAGCTATTTGCGAGTTCTTGAAGGGTAAGGAATTTACAGACTACACTTCTAATTTACTGCTGCGCTCTGCAGTTGAAAGACAGTTTGAAATTTTAGGCGAGTCCCTAAAGAGAATCCGAGACAAGGACGAAGCGTTTTTAGAGACTTCAATAGTGGGTTGGCGTGGGGCTATATCATTTAGGAATATTTTGGCCCATGGCTATGACCATATTGAAGAAAGCATTGTGTGGGGAATCATCGAGAATGATCTGCCCGAGCTTATTAGAAGTATTCAAAAGCATCTGAAGAATTGAGCTGGTTAGAATGAATGATTTTCTCTGCGAATTCTGACAGAGCAGGGGCAAATTCTATCATTACACAGCGTTCGCCTAATCCAAAAAATCAGGGCGTCTTTGAAACAATACTGCCGGTGGCTGCATTAGAGTGAGGAAAATCAAAGTGCCCTCAAACCCGGGTACGCCCAAGCGCTCGTCTCGTTCAGCAGCCGCCATGTAATCGAACATCACGGAAATCACCATTACGAAGACGAAAGCGATACAGCACACACACAAGGTCCCAAACGCGGATTTCCACATCTTACTCTTCTTAAATTGAGCAAAAGGTAACATCAGCATGATTCCCAAGATGACAATGAAGCCAGAACGTAACCAGTGGGGCCAACCCGCGGCACTGCCTACGGCTAATGATGTCCATGGACCCCACAATGCGTAAAAAAGTCCGAGTAAAAAACCGGCTCGGCGGGCCCAAATAACACCGGGATTGACAGTAGGATGGTGGATTGCGTCGCTCACGCTTGAAACCTGACTGATATCGCAGATGAATCAAGCCCAGGTAATGTGAACAAGTTTTCACTATTTTTGACTTGATATCCCATTGAGGCAACGCACCGTGTGGCATCAAGAACACCACGCAGTATGTCAGCTAAATCAATTTCCAAGAACGAAAACCCTCAGAAAGCCCTAGATCTGGCCTTCTCAGCAATCAACAAACAATTCGGCGAGGGCGCCTTGATGCGCTTGGGCGATGCATCAAAGCTACAGGTAGAATGTATTTCTACGGGATCGATTGCTTTGGATTTGGCCTTAGGAGGCGCTGGTTTGCCGCGAGGGAGAATATGCGAGATC
Above is a window of Opitutales bacterium DNA encoding:
- a CDS encoding iron-containing alcohol dehydrogenase, with protein sequence MSYRLDLPATIIYGGDSREQLPALAKQLGGSRVLLVTDPGVVALGFADDLVRLMTAAGLSVAIFDEIQPDPTDLNVAAGVEALKKHHADLVVALGGGSPIDAAKVIAISQANAGPLSKYMGLHKIVNPGIPLIAMPTTAGTGSEATKVAVITDTESNVKMMMLSAPLLPSAAIVDYTYSMGMPKPLTAAVGVDTLTHGIEAYVSRKANAMTDPLALSCIRLVGQHLETAWNDPDNRLAREGMMLAATQGGMAFANSSVCLVHGMSRPIGAVFHLPHGLSNAILLPTVTDYSTSASPDRYAAIARALNAASDEDSDETACTKLVAWLERLNRSLDLPKLSGCKGVTSQVFEAQIGKMAIDALASGSPDNNPRVPEADEIIELYRKSW
- a CDS encoding NAD(P)-dependent oxidoreductase, which codes for MAKIPVISTHNLPAHFDSVDALEDLLSMPTQGLVDDFAKLEGDILVLGVGGKVGPTLAMMAKRAAPSKRVIGVARFSDIEVKRRLEAAGVETITCDLLDREAVAALPKVSNVVYMAGKKFGTAGLEPFTWAMNAVVPTYIGEQFAGTRFVAFSTLCVYPFASIDGPGASPENTLPTPVGEYPNSCVARERVFQYFSEKTNSPGRLARLNYAIDCRYGVLMDVALKVRAKEPIDIRTGVANVIWQGDSTSHILRCLCHGTTPATAINIGAPHTSHIREVDHKFGEIFGCDPVFQREEQSDAWHNDNSEVHHLFGDPVVDLDTMIRWNADWLQRDMPLHHKPTHYDERDGSF
- a CDS encoding nucleotidyltransferase domain-containing protein; translation: MVTIEQLKRVISPLCEKYEIAYVDAFGSIARSEQTQQSDIDLIIEFSEPRKDRISRRFFGFLHDVEDQFDSRVDLLTENSIRNPFLKEKIDQDRIRIYGD
- a CDS encoding CoA-acylating methylmalonate-semialdehyde dehydrogenase, with the translated sequence MTITPSYINGEWITSNATQHTPVYNPSTGEILSQTPHSSRQEIDQAVQSAKNAFIGWSTTPVLKRATVLFRYKALLEEHFSKLVGLVVKENGKTLPEAKGDVRRGIEVVDFACGIPHLIKGETLPQIASTMDGASTYEPLGVCAGITPFNFPAMVPMWMFPLAIACGNTFVLKPSEKTPLTANRLAELAKEAGLPDRVLNVVQGAREAVDALCEHPDISAISFVGSTRVAKHVYTTGTSHGKRVQSAGGAKNVMIVMPDADPESTVRAIAGAAFGCAGQRCMAGSVVLGLEQAGQGIVDRLSDMADKFKILPTDSNPDSDMGPVIDGAARERLLNTIENLAGQGAQLASDGRRGLPNSGFFVGPTIVDHVTPDMNLARDEVFGPILSVGRPESLDEAIEWMSLSGYGNGAVIFTSNGGAAREIARKAPCGMIGVNVGVPAAISQFAFSGWNQSFFGDLHVQGMEGVRFYTRQKVVFSRWDSNYVRKLGW
- a CDS encoding LacI family DNA-binding transcriptional regulator is translated as MSEKRLPGHREIAAACGFSTATVSRALAGHPGVRESTKQAVQRAARALGYQTDPRMAALSQRRWQSGRSSGTVKILVLVDSFTFSEKNAPKFAVLNEAATGYGYELEYLVAEKVIGQGARITRELVSRGIRGILVNVHRTDVLPDLAWNEFCVVMVGEEHPDLPFHRVGTNWRQGFDLVTAEMRRVGCSVGFCIVRYGVEQGVIGTELNRLVLSEALLHREEFSAAGYGDAPLFRFDTEESGVEQRFRSWKEQHNIDVCLCNNLEPHYWLENMGSEIRNQTKLYAFPLSQEAAILGIPGCDLNLGTRISEGLRLLHQSLLLDDRGHSKVPKTVLIPVSAIGF
- a CDS encoding DUF86 domain-containing protein, whose amino-acid sequence is MQKWLFDAHDASQAICEFLKGKEFTDYTSNLLLRSAVERQFEILGESLKRIRDKDEAFLETSIVGWRGAISFRNILAHGYDHIEESIVWGIIENDLPELIRSIQKHLKN
- a CDS encoding SDR family oxidoreductase, which encodes MVDETNPQNWSVVTGANRGIGLEFTRQLLEAGHLTVACCRNPDEAGELKKLQDTHGHALKTVQLDVSDPESLTASAETLNELSGGVGLLIHNAGIVGNGKEGLSNFQSIEMLKVFQVNLFGPLELTRALLPKLEETSGKVFILTSRTGALRHPDPKDKPGSQFSYPCSKAAVHRLVSLLGTDLVPHGITVGGIDPSWVRTAMTSGGTPPKDRFMLEPSESVKGMLEVMNQVSLEKTGYLWRWSGNLSNWYAPEETAEERQTLPEND